A section of the Salinisphaera sp. T31B1 genome encodes:
- a CDS encoding acetolactate synthase large subunit translates to MKASDLFVRCLEEEGVEYVFGVPGEENLDVIESLRNSRIQLIVTRHEQHAAFMAATYGRLTGRAGVCLSTLGPGATNLLTGIAYAQLGGMPLLAITGQKAIRDNRQGRFQLIDVVDTFRPVTKWNSSLTDSGVIPRSIRHAFKVAESERPGAVHLELPEDIAGEEIEPSRPQARVSLRRPNADEQATEQAANMIRAARQPIIIYSSGANRKRITEQLQSFVEATGLFAIGTQMGKGVLADDHPQSLFCMGIHNHDYVHSAIDEADLVITLGYDVVEYPPAVWNADKDKPIMHIDFVPAEPDEWYSPAHEVIGDISNTLVNLRQRLAGHRFDTTRLARLRTFVDERLHRGEYEYSYPPTPQRIVNQVRGVMGREDIISLDNGIYKIWFARMYPAYAHNTVLLDNALASMGAGLAAAMAAKMVHGTRRVMAICGDGGFMMNSQDLETAVRLKLDLVILLLRDDGYGFIRWKQAGAGFEDFGMSFGNPDFVAYARAYGATGLRVAEGDRLGDVFEHAYAQGGVVLVDCPIDYGPNSELDHAHHVDPAVLEGKTL, encoded by the coding sequence TTGAAAGCCTCCGATCTATTCGTCCGATGTCTTGAAGAGGAGGGCGTCGAGTATGTGTTTGGCGTACCCGGCGAAGAAAACCTCGATGTCATTGAATCCTTGCGTAACAGTCGTATACAGCTGATCGTCACACGCCACGAACAACACGCCGCGTTCATGGCGGCCACCTACGGCCGGCTCACCGGCCGCGCAGGCGTATGTCTGTCGACGCTCGGCCCGGGTGCGACCAATCTGCTTACCGGGATCGCCTATGCGCAGCTCGGCGGCATGCCGTTGCTGGCCATCACCGGCCAGAAGGCCATTCGCGACAACCGCCAAGGCCGATTCCAGCTCATTGATGTGGTCGATACGTTCCGTCCGGTGACGAAATGGAACAGCTCGTTGACCGACAGCGGCGTGATTCCGCGCAGCATTCGCCACGCTTTCAAGGTCGCCGAGTCGGAACGGCCGGGTGCTGTGCATCTGGAATTGCCCGAAGATATCGCTGGCGAGGAGATAGAGCCGAGCCGGCCACAGGCGCGCGTGAGCCTGCGCCGGCCGAACGCCGATGAACAGGCCACCGAGCAGGCCGCAAACATGATCCGTGCCGCGCGCCAGCCGATCATCATCTATTCATCCGGCGCCAACCGGAAGCGAATCACCGAACAGCTTCAGTCGTTCGTGGAGGCAACCGGCCTGTTCGCGATCGGCACCCAGATGGGCAAGGGCGTTCTGGCAGACGATCATCCCCAGAGCCTGTTCTGTATGGGCATTCACAACCATGACTATGTCCACAGCGCGATCGACGAAGCGGATCTGGTCATCACGCTGGGCTATGACGTGGTCGAATATCCGCCTGCGGTCTGGAACGCCGACAAAGACAAGCCGATTATGCATATCGACTTCGTGCCGGCCGAACCGGATGAATGGTACAGCCCGGCCCACGAAGTGATCGGCGATATATCCAACACTCTGGTCAATCTCCGTCAGCGGCTGGCCGGGCACCGCTTCGATACGACGCGTCTGGCGAGACTACGGACGTTTGTCGACGAGCGACTGCACCGCGGCGAGTACGAATACAGCTATCCGCCGACACCACAACGTATAGTCAATCAGGTTCGCGGGGTCATGGGGCGGGAAGATATCATCAGCCTCGATAACGGCATCTATAAGATCTGGTTCGCGCGGATGTACCCGGCCTACGCGCACAACACCGTGCTGCTCGACAACGCGTTGGCCAGCATGGGCGCCGGGCTGGCAGCGGCCATGGCCGCCAAGATGGTCCACGGCACGCGTCGTGTGATGGCGATCTGCGGTGACGGCGGCTTCATGATGAACAGCCAGGATCTTGAAACCGCGGTTCGTCTCAAACTCGATCTGGTCATTCTTCTGCTGCGAGATGACGGCTACGGATTCATCCGCTGGAAGCAGGCCGGTGCCGGCTTCGAGGACTTCGGCATGTCCTTCGGCAACCCGGACTTCGTGGCCTACGCCCGGGCGTATGGCGCGACCGGCTTGCGCGTGGCCGAGGGCGACCGGCTTGGCGATGTGTTCGAGCACGCCTATGCGCAGGGCGGTGTCGTGCTCGTCGATTGTCCGATCGACTACGGCCCCAACAGCGAGCTCGACCACGCGCATCACGTCGATCCGGCTGTGCTGGAGGGAAAGACTCTGTGA
- the gloA gene encoding lactoylglutathione lyase codes for MAFNTEEAPGIHSEVPEQTRGFLFNHTMVRIVDPEASLAFYSKVFGMRLLRKVDMPEGEFTLYFLACTGDDDVPEDQQARAKYVNGREGVLELTHNWGTEKDPNARYHNGNEEPQGYGHICFTVPDLEAACRWMDENGVSFKKRPEDGRMSHIAFVLDPDGYWIELVARS; via the coding sequence ATGGCGTTCAATACCGAAGAAGCGCCCGGCATTCATTCCGAGGTGCCCGAACAGACGCGCGGTTTTCTGTTCAATCACACAATGGTGCGCATTGTTGATCCCGAAGCGTCGCTGGCGTTTTACAGCAAGGTGTTTGGCATGCGGCTGTTGCGCAAGGTCGACATGCCCGAAGGCGAGTTCACGCTCTACTTTCTGGCCTGCACCGGCGACGACGATGTGCCCGAAGACCAGCAAGCGCGCGCGAAATATGTCAACGGGCGCGAGGGCGTTCTCGAGCTGACCCACAACTGGGGCACCGAAAAGGACCCGAACGCTCGCTACCACAACGGTAACGAAGAACCACAGGGCTACGGACATATCTGCTTCACGGTGCCTGACCTCGAAGCCGCGTGTCGGTGGATGGACGAAAACGGCGTGAGCTTCAAGAAACGTCCGGAAGACGGGCGCATGAGTCATATCGCATTCGTGCTCGATCCTGACGGTTACTGGATCGAGCTGGTCGCACGCAGCTGA
- a CDS encoding phosphatase PAP2 family protein, with product MSPRSLDSRHTIARPERALLWLADPVLIWPVVLLVCALVAVHWLDLDMRLADTLYRIEGGRWSLRYTWLTSEVLHKGSQRLSIVIGVVTLATIVCSGFVGRLRPYRRGLVAAFAAAITSLLIVSLFKHQLPFACPYDMQRYGGKLAARSVSELFWHQDVSGCFPAGHAAGGYCFVVWFFFARHYRLPYYGYVGLPGMVLGLVNGIDQQLRGAHFLSHDLSAILLCWVVGYAVFHGVVGRSPRVSHAALRKSSA from the coding sequence ATGAGCCCAAGATCCCTCGACAGCCGCCATACGATCGCGCGCCCGGAACGCGCGTTGTTGTGGTTGGCCGATCCCGTACTCATCTGGCCTGTCGTGCTGCTGGTCTGTGCGCTCGTTGCCGTGCACTGGCTCGATCTGGACATGCGCCTGGCGGATACGCTGTACCGCATTGAAGGCGGTCGGTGGTCGCTACGCTATACTTGGCTGACATCCGAAGTACTGCACAAGGGCTCGCAGCGTCTCTCGATCGTCATCGGTGTCGTCACCCTTGCGACCATCGTCTGCAGCGGTTTCGTGGGCCGGCTCAGACCTTACAGGCGTGGGCTGGTGGCCGCATTCGCGGCAGCGATCACAAGCCTTTTGATCGTATCGCTATTTAAACATCAGCTGCCGTTTGCCTGTCCTTACGACATGCAGCGGTATGGTGGCAAACTCGCAGCCCGGTCGGTCTCCGAGCTGTTCTGGCATCAGGATGTCAGCGGCTGCTTCCCGGCCGGGCACGCCGCGGGCGGCTACTGTTTTGTTGTGTGGTTCTTCTTCGCCCGGCACTACCGCCTGCCTTACTACGGGTATGTGGGGCTGCCCGGAATGGTGCTCGGTCTGGTCAACGGCATCGATCAGCAACTGCGAGGTGCTCACTTTCTGTCACATGACCTGTCGGCGATTCTACTGTGCTGGGTCGTGGGCTATGCCGTATTTCATGGCGTGGTCGGTCGGTCCCCTCGGGTATCGCATGCCGCGCTGAGAAAATCCTCGGCTTAG
- a CDS encoding HAMP domain-containing sensor histidine kinase — protein sequence MKRSRAALAWRPRLGLRARFLLSILALVMVLLGGFIYAVSEFLDVLEDDMIHGGLARDVAHVSALYHRDPSLLNVPEPGLRVFVVERGETAELPASLAHLKAGHFREVRLPDAQYEYGATRRDIGDTSLYILRDLSPEERLEKELIALAWIVGLGSLFLAVLLALWLSHLVVRPVREFAARVAEIVPGQARPALRSGTGDRQLDVIVEAFVGVLDRFDTFVAREQAFTEDASHELRTPLATITSSIDLIAKDPALGVKTRTRLVRAQQAAARMQELIDSLLLLARAEAGHGYRTAVGPVVREAIAMQRQAGSGDDQALSTPDIRFEMAEERYVPVPASMLLSLVNNLLRNAVEHARSARIDIRLDRERLCITDHGSGMAPAVMSRVFDRRFRGESSRGHGLGLYLVKRICEHLGWTVDVQSTPGVGTSFDLTFADALPSSVVVGHR from the coding sequence ATGAAACGCTCTAGAGCTGCGCTGGCCTGGCGGCCACGCCTGGGCCTGCGGGCCCGGTTTCTACTGTCGATCCTGGCACTCGTTATGGTGCTGCTGGGTGGCTTTATCTATGCGGTATCCGAGTTCCTGGACGTACTTGAAGACGACATGATCCACGGTGGGCTGGCACGCGACGTGGCGCACGTATCTGCGCTGTATCACCGCGATCCAAGCCTGCTGAACGTCCCCGAGCCTGGTCTACGGGTATTCGTGGTCGAGCGAGGCGAGACCGCCGAGCTGCCCGCGTCGCTGGCCCATCTCAAGGCGGGGCACTTCCGGGAAGTTCGCCTGCCCGATGCGCAGTACGAATACGGTGCGACACGCCGGGATATCGGCGATACCAGCCTCTATATCCTGCGCGATCTGAGCCCCGAGGAACGGCTGGAAAAAGAGCTGATCGCGCTGGCCTGGATCGTCGGACTGGGATCGTTGTTCCTGGCCGTGCTGCTCGCGCTATGGCTGTCGCATCTGGTGGTGCGCCCCGTACGCGAGTTTGCCGCGCGTGTGGCCGAGATCGTGCCCGGCCAGGCGCGGCCGGCCTTGCGCAGCGGCACCGGGGACCGCCAGCTCGACGTCATCGTGGAGGCGTTCGTCGGGGTCCTGGATCGTTTCGATACGTTCGTTGCGCGCGAGCAGGCGTTCACCGAAGACGCCAGCCACGAACTCAGGACACCCCTGGCGACGATCACCAGCTCGATCGATCTGATCGCCAAGGATCCGGCGCTCGGTGTCAAGACACGCACCCGTCTCGTGCGGGCGCAACAGGCAGCCGCCCGCATGCAGGAGCTGATCGATTCGCTGCTGCTGCTTGCGCGCGCCGAGGCCGGGCACGGTTACCGGACCGCGGTGGGCCCCGTGGTGCGCGAAGCGATCGCCATGCAGCGCCAGGCCGGTTCAGGAGATGATCAGGCCCTCTCCACACCGGACATTCGTTTCGAAATGGCCGAAGAACGGTATGTGCCGGTACCGGCCAGCATGCTGCTGTCACTGGTCAACAACCTATTGCGCAATGCCGTCGAGCATGCGCGCAGCGCTCGTATCGATATCAGGCTGGACCGAGAGCGTCTGTGCATCACCGACCATGGTTCGGGCATGGCGCCGGCGGTGATGTCGCGAGTGTTCGACCGCCGGTTTAGAGGAGAGAGCAGCCGCGGCCACGGACTCGGCCTGTATCTAGTCAAACGTATCTGTGAGCATTTGGGCTGGACAGTGGACGTGCAAAGCACGCCCGGGGTCGGCACCTCGTTCGATCTGACGTTTGCCGACGCCCTGCCGTCGAGCGTCGTTGTGGGACATCGCTAA
- a CDS encoding hotdog fold thioesterase — protein sequence MPRIWFDDIDLASVNALNDKDMISRLGLVYTSVEDDALEAEFVIDERTRQPFGLLHGGVSCAVSESMGSVGANLCVDGRKLVCVGVDINASHLRGASSGLVRCRAEPVRIGRSSQVWQTHLYDSRDRPLCVSRLTVAVIERR from the coding sequence GTGCCACGGATATGGTTCGACGACATCGATCTGGCGAGTGTCAACGCTTTGAACGACAAGGACATGATCAGTCGCCTGGGGCTGGTCTACACGTCCGTCGAGGACGATGCCCTGGAAGCGGAGTTCGTCATCGACGAACGTACTCGTCAGCCGTTCGGCCTGCTCCATGGCGGGGTATCGTGTGCGGTCTCCGAATCCATGGGGAGTGTGGGCGCCAATCTGTGCGTGGACGGGCGCAAGCTGGTCTGCGTGGGCGTGGATATCAATGCCAGCCATCTCCGCGGCGCATCCAGCGGTCTCGTCCGCTGCCGGGCCGAACCGGTGCGTATCGGCCGCTCGTCCCAGGTATGGCAAACCCATCTCTATGACAGCCGGGACAGACCGTTGTGTGTCAGCCGTCTGACGGTCGCTGTGATCGAACGGCGCTGA
- a CDS encoding DUF1705 domain-containing protein — protein sequence MGLLPRPRSDTVGLTLASAAYIALFLNTTFWKATFAAAGVELARNLGFGLCLALAVWAFFVGLVSFVAVRHVFKPVLILMLLLAVPASHLMNLSHPTIDALVDELGHDYRLDGAHWLVRWALVGGLPSLVVLLWRIDYDRFWREARKRMLTLSAAALVLSAAVYSYYPAFANVAHAHPELRRLVNPVYPIYASVQAMRRAIRGRARSYEPTDTATRPVRVPGKNGSTRPIARRASRSSQPLAVPTIHTDDGANTRGTAFGLCEAPSPAIGLSLQDRRRRSTAPLLAASANEHASDVPESGIRPIDQNRTLCL from the coding sequence ATGGGGCTACTGCCCAGGCCGCGCAGCGACACGGTCGGACTTACGCTGGCCTCCGCTGCCTATATCGCCCTGTTTCTGAATACGACTTTCTGGAAGGCGACTTTCGCGGCTGCCGGGGTCGAACTGGCCCGCAATCTGGGCTTCGGGCTGTGTCTGGCACTTGCGGTCTGGGCGTTCTTCGTAGGGCTCGTGTCGTTCGTGGCCGTACGTCATGTATTCAAGCCGGTGCTCATTCTGATGTTGCTGCTGGCGGTGCCGGCCAGCCATCTGATGAACCTCAGCCATCCGACGATCGATGCGCTCGTCGACGAACTCGGGCATGACTACCGCCTAGACGGGGCGCATTGGCTCGTCCGGTGGGCTCTGGTTGGCGGGCTGCCTAGTCTGGTCGTCCTCCTCTGGCGGATCGACTACGACCGCTTCTGGCGTGAAGCCCGAAAGCGGATGCTGACCCTCTCCGCCGCCGCGTTGGTCCTCTCTGCTGCGGTGTATTCGTATTACCCGGCATTCGCGAACGTGGCACACGCACACCCTGAACTGCGCCGTCTCGTGAACCCTGTCTACCCGATCTACGCATCGGTTCAGGCCATGCGTCGAGCCATCAGGGGCAGGGCGCGTTCGTACGAACCGACAGACACGGCGACTCGGCCGGTGCGTGTCCCCGGGAAAAACGGTTCGACCCGCCCGATCGCACGGCGCGCCTCGCGGTCCTCCCAACCGCTCGCTGTACCGACGATTCATACGGACGACGGGGCCAATACCAGGGGTACGGCGTTCGGGTTGTGCGAGGCGCCGAGCCCGGCTATCGGGTTGTCGCTTCAGGACAGGCGTCGGCGGTCGACCGCGCCTTTGCTGGCGGCGTCCGCCAACGAACACGCCTCCGACGTACCCGAATCCGGGATTCGGCCAATTGATCAGAACAGGACCCTCTGCTTATGA